From Heliomicrobium modesticaldum Ice1, a single genomic window includes:
- the rpsS gene encoding 30S ribosomal protein S19: MSRSLKKGPYVEASLLKKVEELNQKNEKRVIKTWSRRSTIFPQFVGHTFAVHDGRKHIPVYVTEDMVGHKLGEFAPTRTFKGHAGSEKSSRLR; this comes from the coding sequence ATGAGCCGTTCTCTGAAAAAAGGACCTTATGTTGAAGCCAGCCTTCTCAAAAAGGTTGAGGAACTGAACCAAAAGAACGAGAAACGGGTCATCAAGACCTGGTCCCGACGCTCGACTATTTTTCCGCAATTTGTCGGTCATACCTTCGCTGTCCATGACGGGCGCAAACACATCCCCGTCTATGTGACGGAAGACATGGTCGGTCACAAACTGGGCGAATTCGCCCCGACCCGGACCTTCAAAGGCCATGCCGGTTCGGAGAAATCCAGCCGCCTGCGCTAG
- a CDS encoding ribosomal L7Ae/L30e/S12e/Gadd45 family protein, with translation MPLERLKQARQKTVGTKQTLKAVEKGQVKVVYVAVDADPHLVDPLMKLCEEKAIPVISVDSMEALGLACNIKVGSASAAIVAE, from the coding sequence ATGCCTTTAGAGCGCTTGAAACAGGCCCGCCAGAAGACGGTTGGCACCAAGCAGACCCTGAAGGCGGTGGAGAAAGGGCAGGTCAAAGTGGTCTATGTCGCTGTAGACGCCGACCCCCACCTGGTGGATCCTTTAATGAAGCTGTGTGAAGAAAAGGCGATTCCCGTTATCAGCGTGGACTCGATGGAGGCGCTAGGTCTGGCTTGCAACATCAAAGTCGGTTCGGCGTCAGCGGCCATAGTGGCTGAGTAG
- the rplW gene encoding 50S ribosomal protein L23: MRSPYDVLKKPVITERSMDLAQENKYTFVVEPKANKIEIKHAVEQLFNVKVLDVHTMNVKGKPKRMGKYAGRTADKKKAIVTLKEGDKIEIFEGV, encoded by the coding sequence ATGCGCAGCCCCTATGACGTTCTGAAAAAACCGGTCATCACTGAACGGTCGATGGACTTGGCTCAGGAGAACAAATACACCTTCGTGGTGGAACCGAAAGCCAACAAAATCGAAATTAAGCACGCTGTCGAACAGCTCTTCAACGTCAAGGTCCTTGACGTTCACACCATGAATGTCAAAGGCAAACCTAAGCGGATGGGCAAGTACGCAGGACGGACCGCTGACAAGAAGAAAGCCATCGTCACCCTGAAAGAGGGCGACAAGATCGAAATCTTTGAAGGCGTCTAA
- the rplC gene encoding 50S ribosomal protein L3, translating into MAKKGLLGRKIGMTQVFADNGVAVPVTVVQAGPCVVVQKKTVEKDGYEAVQIGFGDVREKLLNKPKRGHLKNAGVRLVRVLREIKVDSMDEYKVGQELKADVFSAGEYVDVVGTSKGKGFAGGIKRHNFKRGPMKHGSKYHRRPGSAGAKGPARIFKGRKMPGRMGNERVTVQKLQVVRVDAERNLLLIKGAVPGPKRGLLLIKSSIKAK; encoded by the coding sequence GTGGCTAAGAAAGGTCTTCTCGGTAGAAAGATCGGTATGACGCAGGTATTTGCCGATAACGGAGTCGCTGTGCCCGTGACAGTCGTCCAGGCCGGCCCCTGTGTTGTCGTTCAAAAGAAAACCGTGGAGAAGGACGGATACGAAGCTGTCCAGATCGGTTTCGGCGACGTCCGTGAAAAATTGCTCAACAAGCCGAAAAGAGGTCACCTGAAAAATGCCGGCGTTCGCCTGGTTCGCGTCCTGCGCGAAATCAAGGTGGACAGCATGGATGAGTACAAGGTAGGCCAAGAACTGAAAGCCGACGTCTTCTCCGCCGGCGAGTATGTCGATGTGGTCGGCACGTCCAAAGGCAAAGGCTTTGCCGGCGGCATCAAGCGCCACAACTTCAAGCGGGGACCGATGAAACACGGTTCCAAGTATCACCGTCGCCCTGGTTCCGCCGGCGCCAAAGGTCCGGCCCGCATCTTCAAAGGGCGCAAGATGCCCGGGCGTATGGGCAACGAACGCGTCACCGTCCAGAAGCTGCAAGTCGTCCGCGTTGACGCCGAGCGCAACCTCCTCTTGATCAAAGGCGCAGTGCCCGGCCCTAAGCGCGGCTTGTTGCTGATCAAGAGCTCTATCAAGGCCAAGTAA
- the rplB gene encoding 50S ribosomal protein L2 has product MAVKKFKPTSPGIRQMTVASFDEITKTKPEKSLLEPLKKKAGRNNQGKLTVRHQGGGHKRMYRVIDFKRIKDGIPAKVASIEYDPNRTSRIALLHYADGEKRYIIAPNGLNVGDTVVSGPDADIKTGNCLPLKNIPVGTLIHCIEMRPGKGGQLVRSAGAAAQLMAKEGEHATLRLPSGEMRKVLAECRATIGQMGNLEHENITIGKAGRKRWLGIRPTVRGVVMNPVDHPHGGGEGRSPIGRKAPVTPWGKVAIGGKTRRKKASDKLIIKRRTK; this is encoded by the coding sequence GTGGCTGTAAAAAAGTTTAAGCCCACCTCGCCTGGTATCCGCCAGATGACGGTGGCCAGCTTTGATGAAATCACCAAGACCAAGCCGGAAAAATCGCTGCTCGAGCCCTTGAAGAAGAAGGCCGGGCGCAACAACCAGGGCAAACTGACCGTCCGTCACCAGGGCGGCGGCCACAAGCGCATGTACCGGGTCATCGACTTCAAGCGGATCAAGGACGGCATCCCCGCCAAAGTCGCTTCTATCGAGTACGATCCGAACCGGACCTCGCGCATCGCCTTGCTTCACTACGCTGACGGCGAAAAACGCTACATCATCGCCCCCAACGGACTGAATGTAGGCGACACCGTCGTCTCCGGTCCTGACGCCGACATCAAGACCGGCAATTGCCTGCCCTTGAAGAACATCCCTGTCGGCACCTTGATCCACTGCATCGAGATGCGCCCCGGCAAAGGCGGCCAGCTCGTCCGTTCCGCCGGTGCCGCCGCTCAGCTGATGGCCAAGGAAGGTGAACATGCCACCCTGCGCCTGCCCTCTGGCGAAATGCGCAAGGTGCTGGCCGAGTGCCGCGCTACCATCGGTCAGATGGGCAACCTGGAGCATGAAAACATCACCATCGGCAAAGCCGGTCGGAAACGTTGGTTGGGCATCCGTCCCACCGTCCGCGGTGTTGTCATGAACCCCGTCGATCACCCCCATGGCGGCGGTGAAGGCCGTTCCCCCATCGGACGCAAAGCACCCGTCACCCCTTGGGGCAAAGTGGCCATCGGCGGCAAGACCCGTCGGAAGAAAGCTTCTGATAAGCTGATCATCAAACGCCGTACCAAGTAA
- the rpsG gene encoding 30S ribosomal protein S7 has product MPRRGSVARREVLPDPIYNSKVVTKLANQIMLDGKKSTAEAILYGALDVIKEKTNKNPMEVLEAALKNVMPLLEVKARRVGGANYQVPVEVRPERRQTLGLRWLVKYSRERSGKTMIDKLAGEIMDAANNTGGAVKKKEDTHKMAEANKAFAHYRW; this is encoded by the coding sequence ATGCCGCGTAGAGGATCAGTCGCCCGGCGTGAAGTGCTCCCCGATCCGATTTACAACTCCAAGGTTGTCACGAAACTGGCAAACCAGATCATGTTGGACGGGAAAAAAAGCACTGCCGAGGCCATTTTGTACGGAGCCCTTGATGTGATCAAGGAAAAGACCAACAAGAATCCGATGGAAGTACTGGAGGCTGCGTTGAAAAACGTGATGCCGCTCTTGGAAGTCAAGGCCCGCCGTGTCGGCGGCGCCAACTACCAGGTGCCGGTAGAGGTTCGTCCCGAACGTCGCCAGACCCTAGGATTGCGTTGGCTCGTCAAGTACTCTCGTGAGCGCTCCGGCAAGACCATGATTGACAAACTGGCCGGAGAGATCATGGATGCTGCCAACAACACCGGCGGCGCTGTGAAGAAAAAAGAAGATACCCATAAGATGGCCGAAGCCAACAAGGCCTTCGCTCATTATCGCTGGTAA
- the rpsL gene encoding 30S ribosomal protein S12, with the protein MPTISQLIRKGREVLTEKSTAPALKECPQKRGVCTRVYTTTPKKPNSALRKVARVRLTNGVEVTAYIPGIGHNLQEHSVVLVRGGRVKDLPGVRYHIVRGALDTAGTQNRNQGRSKYGTKRPKKGAATAAKGPVKGKK; encoded by the coding sequence ATGCCAACGATTAGCCAGTTGATCCGCAAAGGCCGCGAAGTTCTCACGGAGAAATCGACTGCTCCGGCATTGAAAGAGTGTCCGCAAAAGCGTGGGGTATGCACCCGCGTCTATACGACGACTCCCAAAAAGCCGAACTCGGCTCTTCGCAAAGTGGCCCGGGTGCGTTTGACCAATGGGGTGGAAGTGACCGCCTACATTCCCGGCATCGGGCACAACCTTCAAGAGCACTCTGTCGTTCTGGTTCGCGGAGGCCGGGTGAAAGACCTCCCCGGTGTGCGCTACCACATCGTTCGTGGCGCTCTGGATACCGCCGGTACCCAGAACCGCAATCAGGGCCGTTCGAAATATGGAACGAAGCGCCCCAAGAAAGGCGCCGCTACGGCAGCCAAAGGACCCGTCAAAGGCAAGAAGTGA
- the tuf gene encoding elongation factor Tu encodes MAKAKFERTKPHVNIGTIGHVDHGKTTTTAAITLVLSKVGKASFKKYDEIDAAPEERERGITINTAHVEYETDNRHYAHVDCPGHADYIKNMITGAAQMDGAILVVSAADGPMPQTREHILLARQVGVPYIVVWLNKADMVDDPELMELVEMEVRELLSSYEFPGDDIPIVAGSGLKALECGCGKRECEWCGKIWALMDEVDKYIPTPERATDKPFLMPVEDVFTITGRGTVATGRVERGTIKVGEEVEIVGLAESTRKTVVTGVEMFRKLLDFAQAGDNIGTLLRGVERKDIERGQVLAKPGSIKPHTKFTAEVYVLSKEEGGRHTPFFNGYRPQFYFRTTDVTGFIELPEGVEMCMPGDNIKMTIELGKTIAIEEGLRFAIREGGRTVGAGVVTGIIE; translated from the coding sequence ATGGCAAAAGCCAAATTCGAGCGCACCAAGCCGCACGTGAACATCGGCACCATCGGTCACGTTGACCACGGCAAAACCACCACTACCGCTGCTATCACCCTGGTTCTCTCCAAAGTAGGCAAAGCCTCCTTCAAAAAGTACGACGAAATCGACGCTGCGCCCGAAGAGCGTGAACGCGGCATCACCATCAACACCGCCCACGTTGAGTATGAAACCGACAACCGTCACTACGCTCACGTGGACTGCCCCGGTCACGCCGACTACATCAAAAACATGATCACCGGTGCTGCTCAGATGGACGGCGCCATCCTGGTTGTGTCTGCTGCTGATGGTCCCATGCCCCAGACCCGTGAACACATCCTCCTGGCCCGCCAGGTCGGCGTACCCTACATTGTTGTCTGGCTGAACAAAGCCGACATGGTAGACGATCCCGAACTGATGGAACTGGTCGAGATGGAAGTGCGCGAGCTCCTCTCCTCCTACGAGTTCCCTGGCGACGACATCCCCATCGTGGCCGGTTCCGGCCTGAAAGCCCTCGAGTGCGGCTGCGGCAAGCGCGAGTGCGAATGGTGCGGTAAGATCTGGGCGCTCATGGACGAAGTCGACAAGTACATCCCCACCCCCGAGCGCGCCACCGACAAGCCCTTCCTGATGCCGGTTGAAGACGTCTTCACCATCACCGGGCGCGGCACCGTCGCCACCGGCCGTGTCGAGCGCGGTACCATCAAAGTCGGCGAGGAAGTCGAGATTGTCGGTTTGGCCGAGTCCACCCGCAAGACCGTCGTCACCGGCGTTGAAATGTTCCGCAAGCTCCTCGACTTCGCCCAAGCCGGCGACAACATCGGCACCCTGCTGCGCGGTGTTGAACGGAAAGACATCGAGCGCGGCCAAGTTCTGGCTAAACCCGGTTCCATCAAGCCCCACACCAAATTCACCGCTGAGGTCTACGTCCTGTCCAAAGAGGAGGGCGGCCGCCACACCCCGTTCTTCAACGGCTATCGTCCCCAGTTCTACTTCCGGACCACCGACGTAACCGGCTTCATCGAGCTGCCTGAAGGCGTTGAAATGTGCATGCCTGGCGACAACATCAAGATGACCATCGAGCTCGGCAAAACCATCGCCATCGAAGAAGGCCTCCGCTTCGCTATCCGCGAAGGCGGCCGGACTGTAGGCGCCGGCGTTGTCACCGGTATCATCGAGTAA
- the rplD gene encoding 50S ribosomal protein L4: protein MPKVALYNTEGAQVGEIELNDAIFGIEPNEAVMHQAVVTQLAAWRRGTHKVKSRGEVSGGGKKPWRQKGTGRARAGTSRSPLWRGGAIIFGPQPRSYKIAMPKKVRRLALKSALSDKVRSGNLIVVDALEMDAPKTKVIAGILNKLKVERKALLVTADIDETVFKSARNIPGVSPVEAVGINVYDILNHDKLVITKNAVAKVEEVFA, encoded by the coding sequence ATGCCGAAAGTAGCCCTTTACAACACCGAAGGCGCTCAGGTCGGTGAAATCGAACTGAACGACGCGATCTTTGGTATCGAGCCCAACGAAGCCGTGATGCACCAGGCCGTAGTCACCCAGCTGGCCGCCTGGCGGCGCGGCACCCACAAGGTCAAATCCCGTGGCGAAGTCTCCGGGGGCGGCAAAAAGCCCTGGAGACAAAAAGGTACCGGCCGCGCCCGCGCCGGCACCAGCCGTTCGCCTCTTTGGCGCGGCGGCGCAATCATCTTCGGGCCCCAGCCCCGCAGCTATAAAATCGCCATGCCGAAGAAGGTCCGCCGTCTGGCCCTCAAATCGGCCCTGTCGGACAAAGTCCGCTCCGGCAACCTGATTGTCGTCGACGCCCTGGAAATGGACGCCCCGAAGACGAAAGTCATCGCCGGCATCTTGAACAAGCTCAAGGTGGAACGCAAGGCCCTGTTGGTGACCGCCGACATCGACGAGACCGTCTTCAAGTCGGCCCGCAACATTCCCGGCGTCTCCCCCGTTGAAGCTGTCGGCATCAACGTCTATGACATCCTGAACCACGACAAACTGGTCATCACCAAAAATGCCGTGGCCAAGGTTGAGGAGGTGTTCGCCTGA
- the rpsJ gene encoding 30S ribosomal protein S10, translating to MGKQKIRIRLKAFDHRILDQSSEKIVETAKRTGAAVSGPIPLPTEKSIYTILRSPHVNKDSREQFEMRTHKRLIDILEPNPKTVDALMRLDLPAGVDIEIKL from the coding sequence ATGGGTAAACAAAAAATTCGGATCCGCCTGAAGGCTTTCGATCATCGGATTCTCGACCAGTCTTCCGAAAAGATCGTAGAAACGGCCAAGCGGACCGGCGCGGCGGTATCCGGTCCGATTCCGCTGCCGACGGAGAAGAGCATCTATACCATCTTGCGCTCTCCCCACGTCAACAAAGACTCCCGTGAGCAGTTTGAGATGCGCACCCACAAGCGCCTCATCGACATCCTCGAACCTAATCCGAAGACTGTCGATGCGCTCATGCGTCTGGACCTGCCGGCGGGCGTGGATATTGAAATCAAGCTGTAA
- the fusA gene encoding elongation factor G, whose translation MPRQFPLNKTRNIGIMAHIDAGKTTTTERILFYTGRVHKIGEVHDGAATMDWMVQEQERGITITSAATTCQWRGHRINIIDTPGHVDFTVEVERSLRVLDGAVAVFCSVGGVEPQSETVWRQADKYGVPRIAYINKMDRIGADFFRGVSMIRERLGANPVPIQIPIGAEDQFKGIVDLITMKAIIYVDDLGKTSDVTEIPEDLADIAAEYREKLLEAVAESDEELMMKYLEGEELTEEEIRNGIRKSTLAVKMIPVLCGSSFKNKGVQPLLDAVVEFLPAPVDIPAVKGVNPDSGEEDVREVSDEEPFSTLAFKIMADPYVGKLAFFRVYSGKLSSGSYVYNSTKGKKERIGRILQMHANHREEIAEVYTGDIAAAVGLKDTTTGDTLCDEKHPIILESMQFPEPVIHVAIEPKTKADQDKMAIALQRLSEEDPTFRMSTDHETGQTIISGMGELHLEIIVDRMMREFKVEANVGRPQVAYKETIRSKAKAEGKFVRQSGGRGQYGHAVIEIEPLEPGAGYEFVNKIVGGVIPREYIPAIDNGIREAAETGVLAGYPTVDFRVTLVFGSYHDVDSSEMAFKIAGSMAFKEGAAKANPVILEPVMKVEVTVPEEYMGDVIGDINSRRGRIEGMESRGSTQVVRGYVPLSEMFGYATDLRSRTQGRGQYVMMYSHNEEVPRNIAEGIIAKRKG comes from the coding sequence TTGCCTAGACAGTTTCCGTTAAATAAGACGCGAAATATCGGCATTATGGCCCACATCGATGCCGGCAAAACGACCACCACCGAGCGCATCCTGTTCTACACAGGTCGGGTGCACAAGATCGGTGAGGTCCATGATGGCGCTGCCACCATGGACTGGATGGTTCAGGAACAAGAGCGTGGCATCACCATCACCTCCGCCGCGACGACTTGCCAATGGCGTGGTCATCGGATCAACATCATCGACACACCCGGCCACGTGGATTTTACCGTTGAAGTTGAGCGTTCCCTGCGGGTATTAGACGGGGCCGTTGCCGTCTTTTGTTCCGTCGGCGGTGTTGAACCGCAGTCAGAAACAGTATGGCGCCAAGCAGATAAGTACGGCGTTCCCCGGATCGCCTACATCAACAAGATGGACCGCATCGGCGCCGATTTTTTCCGCGGCGTCAGCATGATCCGGGAGCGCTTGGGCGCCAACCCTGTGCCCATTCAGATTCCCATCGGCGCCGAAGACCAATTCAAGGGCATTGTCGACCTGATCACAATGAAAGCCATCATCTACGTCGACGACCTGGGTAAGACGAGCGACGTCACCGAGATCCCCGAGGACCTCGCTGATATCGCTGCCGAATACCGGGAAAAGCTCCTTGAAGCGGTTGCTGAGTCTGACGAAGAGCTGATGATGAAGTACCTGGAAGGGGAAGAACTGACCGAAGAGGAAATTCGCAACGGCATTCGTAAGAGCACCCTGGCCGTCAAGATGATCCCTGTACTCTGCGGCTCTTCCTTCAAGAACAAGGGCGTACAGCCCCTGCTTGACGCCGTCGTTGAATTCCTGCCGGCGCCGGTCGATATTCCCGCCGTGAAAGGCGTCAACCCCGATTCCGGCGAAGAAGATGTTCGTGAGGTCTCTGACGAAGAGCCCTTCTCCACGTTGGCCTTCAAGATCATGGCCGACCCCTATGTGGGCAAACTGGCTTTCTTCCGTGTCTACTCTGGCAAGCTGAGCTCCGGTTCCTACGTGTACAACTCGACTAAAGGCAAAAAGGAACGGATCGGTCGCATCCTCCAGATGCACGCCAACCACCGGGAAGAGATCGCCGAGGTTTACACCGGCGATATCGCCGCGGCTGTCGGTCTGAAGGATACCACGACAGGCGACACGCTCTGCGATGAGAAACACCCGATCATCCTTGAGTCGATGCAGTTCCCGGAACCGGTCATCCACGTTGCCATTGAACCGAAGACAAAGGCCGACCAAGACAAGATGGCCATCGCCCTTCAGCGTCTTTCCGAAGAAGACCCGACCTTCCGCATGTCCACCGACCATGAAACGGGTCAGACGATCATCTCCGGCATGGGTGAACTCCACTTGGAGATCATCGTCGACCGGATGATGCGCGAGTTCAAGGTCGAAGCCAACGTCGGGCGACCCCAGGTCGCCTACAAAGAAACCATTCGCAGCAAAGCCAAGGCAGAAGGCAAGTTCGTTCGTCAGTCCGGCGGTCGCGGTCAATACGGTCACGCCGTCATCGAGATCGAACCGCTCGAGCCCGGCGCAGGCTATGAATTTGTCAACAAGATCGTGGGCGGCGTCATTCCTCGCGAATACATCCCTGCCATCGATAACGGGATTCGCGAAGCCGCCGAAACAGGCGTCCTCGCCGGTTATCCCACTGTTGACTTCCGCGTCACCCTTGTCTTCGGTTCCTACCACGATGTGGACTCCTCGGAAATGGCCTTTAAGATCGCCGGTTCCATGGCCTTCAAAGAAGGCGCCGCGAAGGCCAACCCTGTCATCCTTGAGCCGGTGATGAAAGTAGAAGTCACGGTTCCCGAGGAATACATGGGTGATGTCATCGGTGACATCAACTCCCGCCGGGGCCGCATCGAAGGCATGGAGTCGCGCGGCAGCACCCAAGTGGTGCGCGGCTACGTCCCCCTGTCGGAGATGTTCGGCTACGCCACCGACCTGCGTTCGCGCACCCAAGGCCGCGGTCAATACGTCATGATGTACAGCCACAACGAAGAAGTGCCCCGCAACATCGCTGAAGGCATCATCGCGAAACGTAAAGGCTAA